A stretch of the Thermodesulfobacteriota bacterium genome encodes the following:
- a CDS encoding carbon monoxide dehydrogenase accessory protein CooC gives MKLAITGKGGVGKTTITACLSKKFYDDGYSVLAIDADPNANLAMALGFPNPNDIIPIAEMSDLIEDRTGAKPGTSGSFFKLNPKVDDIPEKYWVEHKGIRLMIMGTVKKGGGGCVCPESILLRTLVSHLLLVRKEVVILDMEAGVEHLGRATAKAVDMLIVVVEPGKRSIETAWRIKGLSKDIGIENIGVIANKVRSEADREFIRSEMQGFDIFGSVYSDPRIVEADLKGIPPFELSQGIMLEMDKVMQRLKGK, from the coding sequence ATGAAGTTAGCTATAACAGGTAAAGGGGGTGTAGGAAAGACCACTATTACTGCATGCCTCTCTAAAAAATTCTATGATGACGGTTATTCTGTACTAGCCATAGATGCAGATCCAAATGCCAACCTGGCTATGGCTCTTGGGTTTCCTAATCCCAATGATATAATACCCATTGCAGAGATGAGTGACCTGATAGAAGATAGAACTGGGGCGAAACCGGGCACGAGTGGTAGTTTTTTTAAGCTAAACCCTAAGGTTGATGATATACCAGAAAAATACTGGGTAGAGCACAAAGGTATACGGTTGATGATTATGGGTACAGTTAAGAAGGGCGGTGGGGGCTGTGTTTGCCCAGAAAGTATACTCCTGAGGACATTAGTCTCTCATCTCTTGCTTGTCAGAAAAGAAGTGGTTATTCTGGACATGGAAGCCGGGGTAGAACATTTGGGCAGAGCAACAGCAAAGGCCGTAGATATGCTGATAGTAGTTGTTGAGCCAGGGAAAAGGAGTATAGAAACTGCCTGGAGAATAAAAGGGTTGTCAAAGGATATTGGTATAGAGAATATAGGAGTAATAGCCAATAAGGTTAGAAGTGAGGCAGACAGAGAATTTATAAGGAGTGAAATGCAGGGCTTTGACATTTTCGGCTCAGTATATTCGGATCCACGGATAGTGGAGGCAGACCTCAAAGGTATTCCCCCCTTTGAACTAAGTCAAGGGATTATGCTGGAAATGGACAAAGTGATGCAGAGGTTAAAAGGTAAATGA
- a CDS encoding 2-dehydropantoate 2-reductase, whose product MKIVIVGPGAMGNLFAFFLSKTGEEIWLLDKQKGRADKVNKNGLIIEGISGNHKVHVNQTTNPADIGKADIIIICVKAYDTEKATEDSLSLIGEDTILLTLQNGSGNIETISRIVGKEKVMGGTTSQGATVLGLGHIRHAGRGETTIGELDGSLSSRVKSISNIFNSAGIDTRITDDVEGLIWSKLLINVGINALTAVLRLKNGELVEYSWAREILRMAVEEAVLVVKARGIRLTYDDPIKRVEDVCRATATNVSSMLQDILRAKKTEIDYINGAIVSEGEKLEISVPVNKTLTGIVKTIEMSYENRL is encoded by the coding sequence ATGAAGATAGTTATAGTAGGTCCAGGAGCGATGGGAAACCTGTTTGCCTTTTTTCTGTCGAAGACAGGAGAGGAGATATGGCTTCTGGATAAGCAGAAAGGCAGAGCGGATAAGGTCAATAAAAATGGTTTGATTATAGAGGGAATAAGTGGTAATCATAAGGTACACGTAAATCAAACAACCAACCCGGCAGATATAGGAAAAGCAGACATTATAATCATATGTGTCAAGGCATATGATACCGAAAAAGCCACCGAGGATTCACTGTCACTCATAGGGGAAGATACTATACTCCTTACCCTACAGAATGGTTCTGGCAATATAGAGACCATTTCTAGGATTGTTGGAAAAGAAAAGGTTATGGGTGGAACCACCTCTCAGGGGGCTACTGTTCTTGGATTAGGGCACATAAGACACGCTGGCAGAGGGGAAACAACCATCGGAGAACTGGATGGAAGTCTTTCTTCAAGGGTTAAAAGCATCTCCAATATCTTTAATTCGGCAGGCATAGATACAAGGATTACAGACGATGTTGAGGGACTGATATGGAGCAAACTTTTGATTAATGTGGGAATAAATGCCTTGACCGCTGTTCTTAGATTAAAAAATGGAGAATTGGTTGAATACAGTTGGGCAAGGGAGATCTTAAGAATGGCTGTGGAAGAGGCAGTCTTGGTTGTAAAAGCAAGGGGTATCCGATTGACTTATGATGATCCTATAAAGAGGGTAGAAGATGTATGCAGGGCAACAGCAACCAATGTCTCATCTATGCTTCAGGATATCTTGAGGGCAAAAAAAACGGAGATAGACTACATAAACGGAGCTATTGTTAGTGAAGGTGAAAAATTGGAGATATCGGTTCCTGTGAACAAGACCTTAACAGGGATTGTTAAGACTATCGAGATGAGCTATGAAAATAGATTATAG
- a CDS encoding FAD-dependent oxidoreductase: MSDILFSSWGGVVVDNRGKEPENYEKAENVSLPAQFAQDEDINALIGWYGFILGVRDVNIVDMCRAYLTAIQNESCGKCFTCRIGTKVLADTLTRICQGKGQNGDLEVLSRLAEVIREGSKCNIGQSGPVSLLDALKHFAKDFEKAIQDKNPIPEGSYRYKLTAPCMDACPIHLDIPGYIECIKEGKFQESLSVITNKLPLPGTLGRVCVRPCEEHCRRTILDEPISIKHLKRFVADDNLERNKGISFKPTPSENTGKVSIIGAGPGGLTCAYHLALMGHEVTVYERHGEPGGMAAMGIPDYRLPRDILGFEVDQIQKIGVTIKYNTIVGKDVKFSDIERENDAVFIAIGAQTNTEMGIKGEDKGYKGFIPGVQYLQEVNMGTDPYPEGKKVLVVGGGNVAIDCVRCSFRIGKDDVNLVYRRTKKEMPADHVEIRDAEEEGVKFHYLTNPTRILTKKGKVIGVECIQMELGEPDESGRRRPVPVEGSEFVIDCDILVPAIGQAIDLKLLEGEDKVETTRRNTLAVNEFTMQTNNPKIFSAGDCVTGPSTLIRACAGGRKAAINIDRLINNKELKVTYEDCFDKLFEKVKVFDPREKIGFLGGRKRLHLEMLSPDERKQTFEEVEKGYNHLEAMGEADRCLRCYRVGMVAV, encoded by the coding sequence ATGAGTGACATTCTTTTCAGTTCATGGGGGGGAGTTGTTGTAGACAATAGGGGAAAAGAGCCTGAGAATTATGAAAAAGCTGAAAATGTTTCCCTGCCTGCACAGTTTGCACAGGATGAAGACATTAACGCATTGATAGGGTGGTACGGCTTTATATTGGGAGTACGAGATGTGAATATAGTTGACATGTGCCGGGCTTACTTAACAGCGATACAGAATGAATCCTGCGGGAAATGTTTTACCTGTCGTATTGGCACAAAAGTTTTGGCGGATACCTTAACCAGAATCTGCCAGGGAAAAGGCCAGAATGGGGATCTGGAAGTTCTTTCTCGTCTTGCAGAAGTTATTCGGGAAGGTTCAAAATGCAACATTGGGCAATCTGGACCTGTTTCCCTTTTGGATGCGCTGAAGCACTTCGCAAAAGATTTTGAGAAGGCAATACAGGATAAAAACCCGATTCCAGAAGGGAGTTACAGGTACAAGCTTACTGCTCCGTGTATGGATGCCTGCCCTATTCATTTAGACATTCCCGGCTATATAGAATGCATAAAGGAAGGGAAATTCCAGGAGTCTCTGAGTGTGATTACAAACAAACTACCACTTCCTGGAACACTTGGAAGGGTCTGTGTGAGACCGTGTGAAGAACACTGTCGCCGAACGATTCTGGATGAGCCCATCTCTATAAAGCATTTGAAGCGTTTTGTGGCAGATGATAATCTTGAAAGAAATAAGGGAATATCATTCAAACCAACTCCATCTGAGAATACTGGAAAGGTTTCCATTATTGGTGCCGGTCCAGGAGGGCTGACCTGTGCATATCACCTTGCCCTGATGGGACATGAGGTTACTGTTTATGAAAGACACGGAGAGCCTGGCGGGATGGCGGCGATGGGGATCCCTGATTATCGTTTGCCCAGGGATATACTTGGTTTTGAGGTAGATCAGATACAAAAAATCGGGGTTACTATAAAATACAATACTATTGTTGGAAAAGACGTTAAATTCTCTGACATAGAGAGAGAAAATGATGCTGTGTTTATTGCCATTGGGGCACAAACGAACACAGAAATGGGTATTAAAGGAGAGGATAAGGGGTATAAAGGATTTATTCCTGGTGTCCAGTATCTTCAGGAAGTTAACATGGGAACTGACCCATATCCTGAGGGGAAAAAAGTACTTGTGGTAGGTGGCGGGAATGTTGCCATCGATTGTGTGCGCTGTTCATTTCGAATTGGTAAGGATGATGTAAACCTGGTATATCGCAGGACAAAAAAGGAAATGCCAGCGGATCATGTTGAGATTAGAGATGCAGAAGAAGAAGGTGTAAAATTTCACTATCTAACCAATCCAACTAGAATCCTTACAAAAAAGGGAAAGGTTATAGGTGTTGAGTGTATTCAGATGGAACTGGGAGAACCGGATGAAAGCGGACGCAGGCGTCCTGTTCCTGTTGAGGGGTCTGAATTTGTTATAGACTGTGATATTTTGGTTCCAGCCATAGGGCAGGCGATTGACCTGAAACTGCTGGAGGGTGAGGATAAAGTAGAGACAACCAGAAGAAACACTCTGGCTGTAAACGAATTTACAATGCAGACAAACAATCCAAAAATATTTTCAGCAGGAGACTGCGTAACGGGACCATCAACACTGATTCGTGCCTGTGCAGGCGGTAGAAAAGCGGCAATAAATATAGACCGTTTAATAAATAACAAGGAATTAAAGGTAACCTATGAGGACTGTTTTGATAAATTATTTGAGAAGGTTAAAGTCTTTGATCCCAGAGAAAAGATAGGATTTTTAGGAGGCAGAAAGAGGCTGCATCTGGAAATGCTTTCCCCTGATGAAAGAAAACAGACTTTTGAGGAAGTTGAAAAAGGATATAATCATCTTGAGGCAATGGGTGAAGCAGACCGGTGTCTGAGATGTTATAGAGTTGGAATGGTGGCAGTTTAG
- the fdhF gene encoding formate dehydrogenase subunit alpha yields MVNLTIDGKELTVEEGTTILKAARFAGIEIPTLCYHERLNPIGSCRMCVVEIEGLPHPMTACNTPVTEGIVVITNSPRLQKMRMETLKLLLVKHPLDCPVCDKGGECSLQDMVHQFEVEGAVYQAEREKRELQYATPLIYYWPDRCIMCLRCATACREIKGLGAIDIDGSGFNTSITAVNPDKCESCGECIKVCPTGALTENLSGYKGRPWMLNRVMTTCTYCGCGCQLEINVFNNRIVGITTKDDIGVNKGSLCVKGRFGYEFIESEERLTKPLIKKDGKFHETSWDEALGLIAEKLKGIKASHGADAIAGLSSARCTNEENYLMQKFMRAVIGTNNIDHCARLUHSSTVAGLATAFGSGAMTNPIADVFKSEVILVTGSNTTENHPIFANYIKEAVLKKGAKLIVVDPRKIDLVDYASIWLRPKPGTDVAWINGLLHVIIKENLHDAEYIKERTEGFEELRACIEKYNPEYVSELTGIPSSDLINAALTYGKAKPTSIMYAMGITQHITGTDNVKSLANLAMLCGNIGIEGGGVNPLRGQNNVQGACDLGALPNVFTGYQPVTDDEVRQKFEKTWGVDSLQSIAGLTVTEMFNAAEEGKVKAIYIMGENPLLSDPDVNHIAYCIKSLEFLVVQDIFLTETAEYADVVLPGVSFAEKDGTFTNSERRVQRVRRAIQPRENAREDYWIICELSKRMGYHMDYDNPREIMEEIRTVTPSYAGITYERIEKEGISWPCPGENHPGTPILHLEKFARGKGLFSAIDYKKPAELPDREYPFLLTTGRVLEHYHTGTMTRRGKGLNMLYPELLAEINPEDAVGLGIESGDFVTVKSRRGDIKVKTIISKRPDRGVIFVPFHFKESPANILTINAVDPIAKIPEYKVCAVRVEKVS; encoded by the coding sequence ATGGTTAATTTAACGATTGACGGGAAAGAGCTTACAGTAGAAGAAGGTACTACAATTCTAAAGGCTGCAAGGTTTGCAGGAATCGAGATTCCTACCCTTTGTTATCATGAAAGATTGAATCCCATAGGTTCATGCAGGATGTGTGTGGTGGAGATCGAGGGTTTACCCCATCCAATGACAGCCTGTAATACTCCTGTTACAGAGGGGATTGTAGTGATAACGAATTCTCCCCGGCTTCAAAAAATGAGAATGGAAACCCTTAAATTGCTTTTGGTGAAACATCCCCTGGACTGTCCTGTCTGTGATAAAGGGGGTGAATGTAGCCTTCAGGATATGGTACACCAGTTTGAGGTAGAAGGTGCAGTATACCAAGCTGAAAGAGAAAAGAGAGAGCTTCAATATGCTACTCCCCTTATTTATTACTGGCCAGACAGGTGTATAATGTGTCTGCGCTGTGCTACCGCCTGCAGGGAGATAAAAGGGTTAGGAGCAATCGATATCGATGGTTCAGGTTTTAACACGAGTATAACCGCCGTAAACCCGGATAAGTGCGAATCCTGTGGTGAATGTATTAAGGTATGCCCTACAGGTGCTTTGACAGAAAATTTAAGTGGATATAAAGGGCGTCCCTGGATGCTAAATCGGGTTATGACTACATGTACCTATTGTGGATGTGGGTGTCAGCTTGAGATCAATGTGTTTAATAACAGGATAGTGGGTATAACAACAAAAGATGATATTGGTGTAAATAAAGGCAGTTTATGCGTAAAAGGGCGTTTTGGGTATGAATTTATAGAGAGTGAAGAACGACTTACCAAGCCCCTCATAAAAAAGGATGGAAAGTTTCATGAGACAAGCTGGGATGAGGCACTCGGTCTTATTGCTGAAAAACTCAAAGGGATTAAAGCCTCTCATGGGGCTGATGCCATTGCAGGCCTTTCTTCTGCCCGCTGCACAAATGAAGAGAACTATCTGATGCAGAAGTTCATGAGAGCAGTTATAGGGACAAACAACATAGACCACTGCGCTAGGCTTTGACACTCCTCTACCGTGGCAGGTCTTGCCACAGCATTTGGTAGCGGGGCAATGACAAATCCCATTGCTGACGTTTTTAAATCAGAGGTCATATTGGTAACAGGAAGCAACACTACAGAAAATCATCCAATCTTTGCAAACTACATTAAAGAAGCTGTTTTAAAAAAAGGGGCTAAATTGATAGTTGTTGATCCCAGGAAGATTGATCTGGTTGATTATGCAAGTATCTGGCTTAGACCAAAACCTGGTACTGATGTTGCCTGGATTAATGGGTTACTCCATGTTATCATCAAGGAAAATTTGCATGATGCAGAATATATCAAAGAGAGAACTGAAGGGTTTGAGGAACTCAGGGCTTGTATTGAAAAATATAACCCCGAGTATGTTTCAGAACTAACAGGTATACCATCCTCAGATCTGATTAATGCGGCTCTTACCTATGGAAAGGCAAAACCTACCTCAATAATGTATGCTATGGGTATTACCCAGCATATAACAGGAACTGATAATGTAAAGTCCCTGGCAAACCTTGCGATGCTATGTGGTAACATTGGTATTGAAGGAGGAGGTGTTAACCCCTTACGGGGTCAGAATAATGTTCAGGGGGCTTGTGACCTCGGTGCCTTGCCAAATGTTTTCACAGGGTATCAACCGGTTACCGATGATGAAGTCAGACAAAAATTTGAAAAGACATGGGGGGTAGATAGCTTACAGAGTATAGCCGGGCTTACAGTCACTGAGATGTTTAATGCTGCAGAGGAAGGAAAAGTAAAGGCAATTTACATTATGGGTGAGAACCCCCTGCTCAGCGATCCTGATGTTAATCACATAGCGTACTGCATAAAATCATTGGAATTTTTAGTAGTCCAGGACATATTTTTAACAGAAACTGCAGAGTATGCTGACGTGGTTCTCCCAGGTGTATCTTTTGCCGAAAAGGATGGGACATTTACAAATTCTGAAAGAAGGGTCCAACGGGTAAGGAGAGCAATTCAACCACGAGAAAATGCCAGAGAAGACTACTGGATAATATGTGAATTATCTAAGAGGATGGGATACCACATGGATTATGATAACCCGAGGGAGATTATGGAGGAGATACGCACAGTAACCCCCAGCTATGCAGGCATAACTTATGAACGAATTGAAAAAGAAGGTATTTCCTGGCCCTGTCCGGGTGAAAACCATCCTGGAACGCCAATCCTGCATTTAGAAAAGTTTGCAAGGGGTAAAGGGTTATTTTCTGCCATCGATTACAAAAAACCCGCAGAATTGCCAGATAGGGAATATCCGTTTTTACTTACTACAGGAAGGGTATTAGAGCACTACCATACAGGTACAATGACCCGTAGAGGAAAAGGGCTTAATATGCTTTATCCTGAACTTCTGGCAGAAATAAATCCAGAAGATGCTGTGGGTTTGGGTATCGAATCCGGTGATTTTGTTACTGTAAAATCCCGTCGTGGGGATATTAAGGTAAAAACAATAATTAGTAAACGCCCTGATAGGGGAGTCATATTTGTTCCCTTCCATTTCAAAGAGTCGCCAGCAAATATATTGACAATAAATGCTGTTGATCCTATTGCGAAGATACCGGAATACAAGGTATGTGCTGTTAGGGTTGAGAAGGTTAGTTGA
- a CDS encoding TetR/AcrR family transcriptional regulator encodes MTELPTKAEDKHKRILQAAIKVFAENGFYSSKVSEIAQEAGVADGTIYLYFKNKDDILISLFEEEMEKIIQNMKQEIDKEEDLLKKLKRFAVVQLNSKKENPDLAAIMEVELRQSSKFMKEYVNMKFIEYLKIVSSIIKEGQKKGIIKKELDPTIVSRAFWGALDEVARFWVLSPRKKVSLSNSAELISDIFIKGMVEDANRNS; translated from the coding sequence ATGACCGAATTACCAACAAAGGCAGAGGACAAACATAAAAGAATTCTCCAGGCAGCCATTAAGGTATTTGCAGAGAATGGTTTTTATAGTTCAAAGGTTTCGGAAATTGCTCAGGAAGCAGGGGTTGCAGATGGAACGATCTACCTCTATTTTAAGAACAAGGATGACATACTTATTTCCCTCTTTGAAGAAGAGATGGAAAAAATTATACAGAATATGAAACAGGAGATCGATAAAGAGGAGGACCTTTTAAAAAAGTTGAAGAGGTTTGCCGTTGTGCAATTGAATTCCAAAAAGGAAAATCCAGATCTAGCAGCCATCATGGAGGTGGAGCTAAGGCAGAGCAGTAAGTTTATGAAAGAATATGTGAATATGAAATTTATTGAATATTTAAAGATTGTTTCTTCCATAATAAAGGAAGGACAGAAGAAAGGGATAATTAAGAAGGAGTTAGACCCTACCATTGTGAGCAGGGCATTCTGGGGGGCATTGGACGAAGTAGCCAGGTTTTGGGTATTATCCCCCAGGAAGAAGGTCAGTTTATCTAATTCTGCTGAGTTGATAAGTGATATCTTTATCAAGGGGATGGTTGAAGACGCTAATCGTAACTCGTGA
- a CDS encoding electron transfer flavoprotein subunit beta/FixA family protein translates to MNVVVCVKQVPDTESVIKVKPDGSDIIKDDLKYVMNPYDEYGIEEALQIKEKFGGVVTILCIGGGRAVETIRTGLAMGADQAVQLDDPAFEGGDAFATAKALAEALKGIEYDLVFCGKQAIDDDLSQVGATLAELLNLPQVSLIQKLEIAADKKSATVHRQVEGGIEILKVSLPAVLTTQKGLNEPRYASLPGIMKAKKKPLDVKNLATLGLSSDSVGCAGSKSIITKYTPPPARAAGKIIEGEGPQETVPKLVKLLREEAKMI, encoded by the coding sequence GTGAATGTAGTTGTGTGTGTAAAACAAGTTCCGGATACCGAATCAGTAATAAAGGTTAAACCAGATGGTTCAGATATCATTAAAGATGATTTGAAGTATGTTATGAATCCCTATGATGAATATGGTATAGAAGAGGCATTGCAGATTAAGGAGAAATTTGGTGGGGTAGTTACCATTCTGTGTATAGGGGGAGGAAGGGCTGTAGAGACGATAAGAACAGGCCTGGCTATGGGAGCAGACCAGGCCGTGCAACTTGACGATCCTGCTTTCGAAGGAGGCGATGCTTTTGCAACTGCCAAGGCATTAGCAGAGGCATTGAAGGGCATAGAATACGATCTGGTCTTTTGCGGGAAACAGGCTATTGATGATGATTTATCACAGGTAGGTGCAACCCTGGCAGAGTTATTAAATCTTCCCCAGGTCTCATTAATCCAGAAACTGGAGATTGCAGCTGATAAAAAATCCGCAACGGTACACCGTCAGGTGGAAGGGGGAATTGAGATACTGAAGGTGTCTTTACCGGCAGTTTTAACAACACAGAAGGGTCTTAATGAACCAAGATATGCCTCGTTGCCCGGAATAATGAAAGCCAAAAAGAAGCCCCTTGATGTAAAGAACCTTGCAACATTGGGGTTGAGTTCAGACAGTGTGGGTTGTGCCGGTTCAAAGTCGATAATAACAAAGTATACTCCTCCTCCTGCGCGTGCCGCTGGCAAAATTATAGAAGGAGAAGGACCACAGGAAACTGTACCCAAACTGGTTAAACTTCTAAGAGAAGAAGCAAAGATGATTTGA
- a CDS encoding electron transfer flavoprotein subunit alpha/FixB family protein — protein sequence MANSVWVFTEVKDGKIKKVVFEMLSEGKKMAEKLGGDLSAILLGQNVGPLAEQLGHYGADKVYLAEHEALKEYTTDAYSKVIAELIKANGPSIVLYGATVLGKDLSPRVAARVEAGLATDCTGIGLDDNGKLTAIRPMFAGKVYADVSFSDNKPNMASIRPNALPVSPPDESKKGELIKVDVNINPGDIRTTIQEFIKTAGERPDLTEAEIIVSGGRGMKGPENFKMLEELADVLGATVGASRAAVDAGWRNVSDQVGQTGKVVSPNLYIACGISGAIQHLAGMSTSKYIVAINKDPEAPIFQKADYGIVDDLFKVLPVLTEEMKKLKAEG from the coding sequence ATGGCTAATAGTGTATGGGTATTTACAGAAGTTAAAGACGGTAAGATAAAAAAGGTCGTATTCGAGATGTTGAGTGAAGGCAAGAAGATGGCAGAGAAACTGGGAGGAGATCTTTCAGCTATACTCCTGGGCCAAAATGTAGGTCCCCTGGCGGAACAACTCGGTCACTATGGTGCTGACAAGGTATATCTGGCTGAACATGAAGCATTAAAGGAGTATACAACCGATGCCTATAGTAAGGTAATTGCTGAATTGATAAAGGCAAATGGACCGTCTATAGTCCTTTATGGTGCTACGGTTTTAGGTAAAGATCTCTCTCCGCGGGTTGCTGCCCGTGTCGAGGCTGGACTGGCAACAGACTGTACAGGGATAGGTCTGGATGACAATGGTAAGCTTACCGCAATAAGACCGATGTTTGCTGGCAAGGTATACGCCGATGTATCATTTTCCGATAACAAGCCAAATATGGCATCTATAAGACCAAATGCCTTGCCTGTCAGTCCACCGGATGAATCGAAAAAGGGAGAGCTGATAAAGGTAGATGTAAATATTAATCCTGGCGATATCCGAACCACCATCCAGGAGTTTATAAAGACTGCCGGTGAAAGACCTGATCTTACCGAAGCAGAGATTATCGTTTCGGGTGGCAGGGGTATGAAAGGACCGGAAAACTTCAAAATGTTAGAAGAATTAGCCGATGTTCTGGGAGCAACTGTGGGGGCTTCCAGGGCTGCTGTTGATGCCGGATGGAGAAATGTATCAGACCAGGTAGGGCAAACCGGCAAAGTCGTTTCCCCAAACCTCTATATAGCCTGCGGTATTTCTGGAGCCATTCAGCATCTGGCAGGTATGAGTACATCTAAGTATATAGTTGCCATAAATAAAGATCCAGAGGCACCTATATTCCAAAAAGCCGATTATGGCATAGTTGACGACCTGTTTAAAGTGTTGCCTGTTCTTACAGAAGAGATGAAGAAATTAAAGGCAGAAGGTTAG
- a CDS encoding heterodisulfide reductase-related iron-sulfur binding cluster, producing MNVATYTIMGIPNFVLLAIVIIAALVFFVNRVRYLYIILRLGKEDNRFKEIGKRINITLKRILLQICVLKDVRAGDLAGLGHAMIFYGFLCFAFSYIFMFGRGFIPGLSFHILGASFAQYFPLILDIAALMVMTAIIWALLRRYVLRPPRLEITGEAGIILGIIFFLMVFHFLMEGFEINIDSHETATIAVVGAAFASFFNNVGFEKTTQEALFIASWWVHILLVLGFLVLIPYSKHLHLILAPFNIFFKSLDPRGALIPILNMEEAETFGVSNIEEFTWKQLLDLYTCAECGRCEINCPAHLSEKPLSPRHLIHDLKVHLLEKGSNLLKSKNGGDGKAETEAASGEGYEGKSLIGDVVSEDKIWSCVTCGSCMEQCPVCNEHVDKIVDMRRYLVLMESKFPSEVQVVFRNMENNSNPWGIGWATRADWAKDLGVKIMAEDSNVDILYWVGCAGSFDDRNKKISTALVNIFNKAGVNFGILGAEEKCCGDSARRIGNEYLFQMLAAETIEILKNYNVKRIVTQCPHCFNTLKNEYSQFDGEFEVLHYTEFITELIAKGKLKLTKPINKTISYHDSCYLGRYNTIYDAPRKILKSIPGVKLVEMLRNKAKSICCGAGGGRMWMEEHLGKRINEMRLQDALDVNPDVVSTVCPYCLTMFEDAIKERDVQESLKSKDIAELVEEAMG from the coding sequence ATGAATGTAGCCACTTATACAATCATGGGTATCCCAAATTTTGTTCTGTTAGCTATTGTGATAATAGCAGCCCTGGTATTTTTTGTAAACAGGGTCAGGTATCTATATATTATTCTCCGCCTTGGAAAAGAAGACAACAGATTCAAAGAAATAGGCAAAAGAATAAATATCACTCTAAAAAGGATCCTTTTACAGATATGCGTTCTAAAAGATGTCAGGGCTGGGGATTTGGCTGGTCTCGGTCATGCAATGATATTCTATGGATTCCTGTGTTTTGCATTCAGTTATATATTCATGTTTGGCAGAGGCTTTATCCCCGGCCTTTCCTTTCATATCTTGGGGGCTTCTTTTGCCCAATATTTCCCATTGATTCTGGACATAGCTGCATTAATGGTTATGACAGCAATCATCTGGGCATTACTGAGAAGATATGTATTAAGACCTCCAAGGTTAGAAATCACTGGGGAAGCCGGGATTATATTGGGCATAATATTTTTTTTGATGGTTTTTCATTTCCTCATGGAGGGTTTTGAGATAAATATAGATTCTCACGAAACGGCGACCATTGCGGTTGTTGGGGCAGCATTTGCCAGTTTTTTTAACAATGTGGGTTTTGAAAAAACAACCCAGGAAGCTCTCTTTATTGCCTCATGGTGGGTTCACATCCTTCTTGTCCTTGGGTTCCTGGTTCTTATCCCGTATTCAAAACATCTTCATCTTATACTTGCTCCCTTTAACATCTTCTTCAAATCGCTAGATCCGAGAGGGGCACTCATACCAATATTGAACATGGAGGAGGCTGAGACATTTGGTGTGTCTAATATAGAGGAATTTACCTGGAAGCAGCTACTCGATCTATACACCTGTGCCGAATGTGGCAGGTGTGAAATTAACTGTCCGGCCCACCTCTCTGAAAAACCTCTTTCTCCAAGGCATTTGATCCACGACCTTAAAGTACACCTTCTGGAAAAGGGTTCTAACTTGCTTAAAAGTAAGAATGGAGGAGATGGAAAGGCAGAAACAGAAGCAGCATCAGGAGAGGGTTATGAGGGTAAGAGCCTTATAGGGGATGTGGTATCCGAGGATAAGATTTGGTCTTGTGTAACTTGCGGTTCATGTATGGAACAGTGCCCTGTATGCAATGAGCATGTAGATAAGATAGTAGATATGCGGCGTTATCTGGTACTTATGGAGAGTAAGTTTCCTTCTGAGGTTCAGGTTGTCTTTAGAAATATGGAGAACAACAGCAATCCCTGGGGCATAGGATGGGCAACAAGAGCTGATTGGGCCAAGGACCTTGGAGTAAAAATTATGGCTGAGGACAGCAACGTTGACATACTCTACTGGGTAGGTTGTGCAGGGTCTTTTGATGACCGTAATAAGAAAATATCAACTGCACTTGTCAACATATTTAATAAAGCAGGGGTAAACTTTGGTATATTGGGTGCAGAAGAGAAATGCTGTGGCGATTCTGCAAGAAGGATTGGAAATGAATATCTTTTCCAGATGCTTGCTGCAGAAACAATAGAGATTTTAAAAAATTATAACGTAAAAAGGATTGTAACCCAATGTCCCCACTGCTTTAACACTTTAAAGAACGAATATTCCCAATTCGACGGGGAGTTTGAGGTTTTGCATTATACAGAATTCATTACAGAACTGATTGCAAAGGGCAAACTTAAACTGACTAAACCGATAAACAAAACCATCTCTTACCATGATTCTTGCTATCTGGGAAGATACAATACAATATATGATGCCCCAAGGAAGATATTAAAGAGTATTCCGGGGGTTAAATTGGTTGAAATGCTAAGAAACAAGGCAAAGAGTATATGTTGTGGTGCTGGCGGTGGTCGGATGTGGATGGAAGAGCATTTGGGAAAAAGGATAAATGAGATGAGGCTGCAAGATGCCCTTGATGTAAATCCAGACGTGGTATCAACCGTGTGTCCCTATTGTCTGACCATGTTTGAGGATGCCATTAAAGAAAGGGATGTGCAAGAATCTTTAAAAAGTAAGGATATAGCTGAACTGGTAGAAGAAGCAATGGGATAG